In Dromiciops gliroides isolate mDroGli1 chromosome X, mDroGli1.pri, whole genome shotgun sequence, the genomic window TAGGGAAAAAATTCATTAGTGTGGAAAAAAGGATCTTCTTTTCTTTATAGAACAGTCTAATTCAAGTTGGTTCCATTAAATCTTGTTTCTGTGAATGCACATGTTGAACTTTGccttaattcattttttcctctgagtcCATTTGCTGCTGGGTACGTTTGGCATAGCTTTGTGCCATGGAATTAATTATAGACAATATGAAGTAGGACACCATCACAACCACCAGCTTCTCAAACACCCAGGATATCCAGTTTCCTTTCTCTGGAATGTTCTTTATCTCACTTTTGTGGTGAAGCTTCAGCCTCTGTGCCTCTAAGTAATCTTGGAATGGTTTCTGCAGAGAAGGACCTAAAGTGGGGACAGCACCAATGAGGGTCACCATCCGTTCCACGATGTCTTTGCTGAAGGTCATAATAACTAAGAGTTTCTGGATGTGCATCTTCACTATGGCTTTTCCAATGAGGGTTGCTCCAAAGAAGGTCCAAAAAGGAACCAGGAAGTGTCCGCAGGCTATCCCTGCCAGATCAAATAGAGGATTCGGAATTGAAGCACAGGCCAATATTCCAAAAAACCCAACCTTCTTGACCAGATTCTGTATGGCTTGCTTAATCCAGGAAACAAAGTCTTGACGAGATTCACACTCTTCCAGCATCTCTTCATACTCCTCATACTCTTCATCATCAGCTTCAGGCCCTGACAGTCGGGCAGCCCTGGCCATGAAATAAGGGGGCAGTTCTCCGATGGCTGTGCCAGCACCCCACATGCAGGCTTCAAGCCTAACCTTTGAGAGGATGGTCCATAAAGTGACAGATCCTTCGATTCCTTTGTTGTCTGGGCAAATGATCCTATCGGGATAGGGTGGCTCTGGGAAGTTAACAGTATTGCACTCATAAGCAGCCAAGGTCACGGAAGCAATGTGAGGGCCCAGATACAGCAGAAAAGTATGGAGACCTGTTCCGAGGCCAACAGAGGAGAGAATTCCTAGGCCCACCCAGTAGCCACACCACAGCAGCTTTTTCTCCACGTACTTCACATACTCCTGGTGAGCGCCTTCCATGTAATAGGTCGTCCCCAGCATGATGAGCAGAAGCACCACCGACACCAGGAGACTTCGGCACCGGCACAGGCCAAAAATCCACCTCTTCAAGGTGATCATGATTTCCAGCAAGAAGTAGCGCAAGGTAAGGAACGGCTTCTTCCACAGGACGATGTTCTGCCTCACCTCCCAGTCCAGCCGCGTCCTTTCGCTCAGCTGAAGATTTGGCTCCAGGAAGGCTGCCTTGAGCAGCTCAGGCTCCATCCTTCTGGAGTCCCCCCTCCGCCATTTGGGTTTGTTCGCCATTTTAGGCATCATGAAGAGCCTGTCTTGGCCACCCGGGCTCAGGGGAGCCCGCTATGGTCCACTTGGTAGTCGCGCCTCCAAGACTCTGAGAGCAACGGGTTCCGACTGCCTGCTTCATACACGTTGCTAGGCGACGCCTGGCTTCCACCCACATCCGATCGCCCCTCACTTCCGCCAGTTAAGGAGCGTTCGTTAAAGAGCCCGTTTTGTGGCAGGCTCTGGGATATTCAAGCTGGAGGTGTAATATTAAAGGATGGTAAAGCTGTACAAAACACCCCCTGCTCTCGAAGAGCTCCTAATCTCTGCTATTCCCGAGCTCGAGGAGAAGCAACTCCCGCCTGAAAAGTGGCGCCCCTAGGTTGCCGTCTGGCCCTATGTGGCTGGGgtcagtttcttttatttcttcagtgcaaccccccctcccccccaacgcTCACTCCCCGCCAGGCTCCAACGGGACCCCTGCCACGTCGCAGTACTCACAGTGGGCGCTCATTGAACGCCTCTGCTGACTTGACAGCTTCTCCCATCAGCCTCCTTTCTTCCGAAGGGAAGGAAGTACAGTAGCACAGGGTTAGGCGTAGGCCCCTCTTCCTGCAAGCGCCCTCCCAGGTTTCTGAGCTCAGTTACCTGCCAAAAGGTGCAGTCTGGGTAAGGAACCATCTCCACTAATTCTGCTATCCCCTGCATCCAGTGAGGGGAGGGCCTTTGCTCCCCGACAGAACAATTTGcgttgaagaagaagaagaagaagaagaagaagaagaagaagaagaagaacaacaagaacaagaagaagaagaacaagaagaagaagaagaacaagaagaacaagaagaacaagaacaagaacaagaacaagaacaagaacaagaagaacaagaacaagaagaaagataacttGGAAATGATGTGGaatagttttttaattttttaaaaaaaattttggatgCCAAATacttttgtgaattttaaatgGAGTTGATCCCATTTTTACTATttcaaaatcatatatatatatatatatcatatgtaaatATGAGAAATCATACATCATACCGTTGCTCAGCTAGATTTACTCATATTTTGAACGTCCTGAAAATTCGGTAGCATGACACAAGGCAAGGGCATTGCAGATACAGAGAAATCTACTTGTCTgactttgtttattttaaaaattctggggTAGCAGGGCTTTCAAAGGATTCCACATGGCCCAGAAGCCTAGCCCCTGCTGCTCTTGATTCACAGAGGGATAGAAAACATGTCTACCTAGTTCAGCACACACAAGGCAGGTCACCAATAGTCTGCTGCTTGCAGTTTGGCTTGTGGATAATTGTAGAGTTTGAGACTGCTTGTTCTTTGCCCTCTAGATTGAAACCAGATCAGGCTGATTTAGATGTGAGGGCCCCCTTTGAGACAGGATAAGGTGGGACAGGTTCCCTATCCAGTATGTTGAGAAATTGAGTGAATGGAGATAAAGTCAATAAAGTTAAGTCAGAAAAAGAATGATGCCATATGTGATTCAGAAACACCATATATGCTCTGCAGGAGTATGTGAAGTGCAACCATACTATCTCAAAGAAAGGGGTTTATGCCCCTTTACAGGCCAGATTTTCATGAGGAGGCAGCTCCAAACATGAAATTTGTTTGGGACAAGGGACTTTTGACCACCATATAAAACTGCCATCACTTCTGAGATCCTTGGAAAAGAGTAGAAAAGTACACATAAGTTGGTAGAATTTAATTGCATGTTTTAAAGACCTCAAATGATCAATAATTGACTTTATATTTAATCTGTCAACGCTGCTTCTGCCTTCTTCAATGTGTTAACTCAGACTGGTTCAAATACTTTCATCCCCCAGTCTGCTGCTGGTAGCACCTGGTCTTGCTATCTTTCTCTGCAATACCTGATCCTCTTCACATGTGAGATTTGATTAAATACAGCTCCAGATGTTCCAGATGCAGAAAGAAAAGCACATTTTACTGTAACTTAGCCAGCAAGATTTGTAGGCTGCATGGGTCAAAATACTCATtgcggggagggggtggggcagctagatggtgcaatggataaagcaccgaccctggattcaggagaacctgagttcaaatctgctctcagagacttgacacttactagctgtgtgaccctgggcaaatactCATAAGTGATCCAATAATAGTCTCATTTGAAGAGTGGTTTCTAGAATTATGTTACTCTTAGTTTTCTCTTGTATAGTTGCTTTAGAGAAAGATGTAGTGCTGTAattaaaaataaggtaaaaacttaatgtttgcaaaaattatttcccttctatTATGACAAATAGGTAGGAATTTATTTAGCAGCGCTATTTTGACATTATTGCCTTTTGTTTTATCCATGATCTTcatgaattaagaaaaaaaattccatcagAGAAGTGATTGATATCTTAATACCTTTTTGATTTGCAACTGTTAGTTTTTTCTGAGCTTAAATTTGCTTTGATAGTCATAAGAGGTGATCGCATTTCTTCACTAAAATTAATTTACCAAGAACACTCTCTTGGTTTTTTCTTATCAGAATTGATTAAATGTAGCCATTCATTTGGGATGGTGATATTAAGTAAGGCCTTAGTGTTTGAATCTGACCAAATTAGACCCACCACAATCAATACACAAAGTGacctttcttaattcttttcctttcaatGATTGCTTTCATTGAATTTGAGCAATTACGGAAAATTTCCAAACCAGGTGTATtacatttctccttttaaaagaaaatacaaagtatgGGAAAGGGGGTGTTGTGATTTCTGGTATCTATTTGGGCGACCAGCCAAAAAATTTAGAAATCAGACCTAACATAGGTCATTTGGATTTTGCTGAGGATCTAAAATATATGTTGGCTCCTAAGTCTCATGCCTGAAATTATGCTGaaacaaagaagaacaaaagaaaagaattctactGCTATAAACCAATACAGCCAGTGTATCCACAATCTGGAATAAATTTGAACTTTTatcaaaatatatggaaaattatCCCATCCAAATGCCAGTAACTCACTAAGATGAAACATCTGTTCCACACTGTATATGGCTGTGATGAAAATTACTAGTGAAGCTATTTGCTTTTTTGCTATATGAAGACAAATGCATACATTGATGGAAGCCTCAGGAATATCATTAAtggtggtttgtttttggttaggTTTCATTGATATGAGAGAGCATCTACCTCAACAAACTGTGATTACACTGGTGACAGTCTATAATTTAGTACATAAAATGCTTAGAGAGTTACCTGAaggtcagagagatgaagtgacttgcccattgtcacacagctagtgccaggGGGAgaagtgaactcaggtcttcttgattccaagtccagtactctctATTCACTAAATTACACTGATCTGAGAAACAGGTCAATCATGAATGGCTAGCCTTTTAAAGGACATTTCATGGGGATGCTGTCACGTTTGGTAGATTTTGTTACTGCTAATAATTATGCTTTAGAAACTAGGAGCTGAGTACTTGCTTCATCTATGGGATATCTTCTTCATGTACTACATCCTTTGCCTTCTTGGAATGAGGCTATAGAGCCAGAGGACCCAAATATCAGTTATCTGCTGGGTCAAATGCCTGAACAGAATTCCCTGCTGCCTCCACCTACCACTTCTACTTCCAGATTCCCAGCATTTGCAGTGACCACCAGTTGAAGTCAATTCCACTGCCCTTGACCTGATCCCAGGCTCGGTTATCACAGGATCCCAGGGTAGGGGAACTGATCAACTGGTTTTTCCCTCATCCAAAGGCTACTATACTCCTACTTCTTCTCCCACCTATACCTATGATTGAGAGTTGCTGTCTACCAAGGCAAAAATCATTTCCATTGCTATTTCTCCTCATACTCTTATCCCAGTCTATGTATCTTGCTATCTTATGACCTTCTCTGCCCTCCTGCTTTTTTGTGCCTGCTCAGAACCCCTATTCTATTGTTCAGAAACTCTTCACTGTACTGACAAAGACCTAGATTTCCCTAGAAGACCCAGCATCTCTGACCCATATTACTGGCCCTGGATGATTGTTTGCTGATCTGCTTCCCCCTTGACACAGTGGACTTGGAAGAGACGAATGCTCCTTTTTCTTCACTCCTGCTTTCTGGATTGTTTCTTTGTCACCACCACTCAGCAACCTTTGGTGTTTactccatctatctatatcaccCATTCCAGATCTTTATTGTAATTGCTAGGAGGTAAATGGATAGAGttttaggcctggagtcaggaggacctgagttcaaatgcagccttagacacttactagctatgtgaccctagacaaatcccttaactctgtttgcctcagtttcctcatctgtcaaatgagctggagaaggaaatggcaaaccactccagtatctttgccaagaaaaccccaaatggggtcctgaagagatggacgtgactgaaacaattgaaccaGTGTCCTTTTCCCTACAGCAAACTCAATATCTGAGTCTTCTTCTCCAACCCTTGTCCTCATACTTGGAGACTTCAGTATACACGGACATATTCATTCAAGTACATTGACCTCTAAAGTCCAGCAGCAtagaatggaaatttttttttttgtaacttcatatgtataatcaataCTATATTGCTTGCCCTCTgaaggggtggggttggggagggagggagagagtttggaattcaaaactttaaaagtgaatattttagagggcaactaggtggtgcagtggataaagcaccatctttggattcaggagaaactgagttcaaatccagcctcagacaccttacacttactagctatatgaccctgggcaagtcacttaactctcattgccctgcaaaagaaaattaattaattaaaaataaataaattttttaaaaagtgaatattttaaatgtcatatgtaactagaaaatatttaacaaaataaattttatatatatatatatatatatgtatatataaagttcAGCCACTCAAGTGGCTTGTATCTTCATTCTAACACAGTCACCCACAAGGATGGTCACACCAAAAATCTAACCCTCACACATGACTGTCCTATCCTCCTGattttcaattctaaaattcCTTTTTCTGACTACAAACTTTTATCCATCTAAATCTTCCTCTGCCTCATTTCTACATGTTTTTTTTTACTCTCA contains:
- the LOC122733955 gene encoding vacuole membrane protein 1-like — encoded protein: MANKPKWRRGDSRRMEPELLKAAFLEPNLQLSERTRLDWEVRQNIVLWKKPFLTLRYFLLEIMITLKRWIFGLCRCRSLLVSVVLLLIMLGTTYYMEGAHQEYVKYVEKKLLWCGYWVGLGILSSVGLGTGLHTFLLYLGPHIASVTLAAYECNTVNFPEPPYPDRIICPDNKGIEGSVTLWTILSKVRLEACMWGAGTAIGELPPYFMARAARLSGPEADDEEYEEYEEMLEECESRQDFVSWIKQAIQNLVKKVGFFGILACASIPNPLFDLAGIACGHFLVPFWTFFGATLIGKAIVKMHIQKLLVIMTFSKDIVERMVTLIGAVPTLGPSLQKPFQDYLEAQRLKLHHKSEIKNIPEKGNWISWVFEKLVVVMVSYFILSIINSMAQSYAKRTQQQMDSEEKMN